One region of Dokdonia sp. 4H-3-7-5 genomic DNA includes:
- a CDS encoding tetratricopeptide repeat protein, whose translation MKSKLFLAIALAATSMAFAQKKEVKAIEKAIKSGSYTEAKSLLGAAEALTADMDEKTKEKFMLLKAQAYLGVDNQNPADLEKAATAFADLKDTKYTSEADAGLANVTNAYINGAVADQNKEDYASAATKLEKAYNLSKKDTVYLYFAASNAINGKDYDTALGYYEQLKDLGFQGREVSYVATNVETSEVENFPSKQERDLQVLAKTHVKPEEQLGDSKSAEIAKNIALIYISKDENEKALAAMADARKENPDDILLLRSEADIYLKMKKMDKYQEVIAKVLEKDPNNPELLYNLGVSSDQQGNKEKAKEYYMKAVELDPTYAAAYNNIAVLILSDERAIVDEMNSLGTSKADYDKYDALKLKRQGVYKSAVPYLEKALAAKPDYLDVARSLYGIYEQLGETSKADAMKANIEKLEGGN comes from the coding sequence ATGAAAAGTAAACTATTTTTAGCAATAGCACTTGCCGCAACATCAATGGCATTTGCACAGAAAAAAGAAGTAAAAGCTATAGAGAAGGCAATTAAGTCTGGTAGCTATACTGAAGCAAAATCGCTATTAGGAGCTGCCGAGGCTCTTACGGCAGATATGGATGAGAAAACAAAAGAGAAGTTTATGCTTCTTAAAGCTCAAGCTTATTTAGGAGTTGATAATCAAAATCCAGCCGATCTCGAAAAAGCTGCGACCGCCTTTGCAGATCTTAAAGACACAAAATACACTAGTGAAGCAGATGCTGGTCTTGCAAATGTGACAAATGCTTACATCAATGGAGCAGTAGCAGATCAGAATAAAGAAGATTATGCTAGTGCGGCAACAAAACTTGAGAAAGCATATAATTTAAGTAAGAAGGATACTGTTTACTTATACTTTGCTGCATCGAATGCAATTAATGGAAAAGATTACGACACTGCATTAGGATATTATGAACAACTTAAGGACTTAGGCTTCCAAGGAAGAGAAGTTTCTTACGTAGCAACTAATGTTGAGACAAGTGAAGTTGAGAATTTCCCAAGCAAACAAGAAAGAGACCTTCAGGTACTTGCTAAAACTCACGTGAAACCAGAAGAGCAGTTAGGAGACTCTAAAAGTGCAGAAATTGCAAAAAATATAGCTCTTATCTATATTTCTAAGGATGAAAATGAAAAAGCACTTGCTGCAATGGCAGATGCACGTAAAGAGAATCCAGATGATATCTTATTATTACGTTCTGAGGCAGACATCTACCTTAAAATGAAAAAGATGGATAAGTATCAAGAAGTAATAGCAAAAGTTCTTGAGAAAGATCCTAATAACCCAGAGTTGTTATATAACTTAGGTGTAAGTTCTGATCAACAAGGAAACAAAGAAAAGGCAAAGGAATACTATATGAAGGCTGTTGAGCTTGATCCTACATATGCTGCAGCATATAATAATATTGCTGTTCTTATCTTATCAGACGAGCGTGCTATTGTTGATGAGATGAACAGTTTAGGAACTTCAAAAGCAGACTATGATAAATATGATGCTTTAAAACTTAAGCGTCAGGGTGTTTATAAAAGTGCTGTTCCTTACTTAGAAAAAGCATTAGCAGCAAAGCCAGATTATCTAGATGTAGCAAGATCCTTATATGGAATCTATGAGCAATTAGGTGAAACATCTAAGGCAGATGCAATGAAAGCAAACATTGAAAAACTAGAAGGAGGAAACTAA
- a CDS encoding C40 family peptidase, translating into MRYGICQLSIVPMRAEPSDPSELVNQVLYGEHFKVVEQRKQWSRIKLSHDKYEGWIDNKQYIEISEDEYAFAKAQQTTLTTDPVQFITTEHNQLLTVVLGSSVENIGLLKDSYDGNSHTGKTSRAQLVETALLYLKTPYLWGGRTTFGIDCSGFTQMVYRLNGFDLKRDASQQATQGEALSFIEESEPGDLAFFDNAEGLITHVGIIMEDNYIIHAHGEVRIDRLDHSGIYNVHKGVHTHKLRVIKKII; encoded by the coding sequence ATGCGATACGGTATTTGCCAGCTTAGTATAGTCCCTATGCGCGCCGAACCTTCGGATCCTAGCGAACTTGTAAATCAAGTTCTCTATGGTGAACATTTTAAGGTTGTGGAGCAACGCAAGCAATGGAGCCGTATTAAACTTTCTCATGATAAATATGAGGGATGGATTGATAATAAGCAATACATTGAGATTAGTGAGGATGAGTACGCTTTCGCGAAAGCGCAACAAACCACACTCACCACAGATCCTGTACAATTTATTACAACAGAACATAATCAACTACTTACGGTGGTATTAGGTTCTTCTGTTGAAAATATTGGGCTTCTTAAAGATTCTTACGATGGCAATAGTCACACTGGAAAAACATCCAGAGCCCAACTTGTGGAAACAGCACTACTCTATCTCAAAACTCCATATTTATGGGGCGGAAGAACAACCTTTGGTATAGATTGTAGTGGTTTTACTCAAATGGTGTATCGACTTAACGGCTTTGACCTTAAAAGGGATGCTTCACAACAAGCAACACAAGGTGAGGCATTAAGTTTTATAGAGGAAAGTGAACCTGGGGATCTAGCATTTTTTGATAATGCAGAGGGACTAATTACGCACGTAGGTATTATTATGGAAGATAACTATATCATACATGCTCACGGAGAAGTGAGAATAGATCGCTTAGATCATTCTGGTATTTACAATGTGCATAAAGGTGTACACACTCATAAATTAAGGGTGATTAAGAAAATCATATAG
- a CDS encoding acetyl-CoA C-acyltransferase, with product MSKNVVIVAAARTPIGSFMGALSSVTASKLGSIAIKGALDKINLDPSLVSEVYMGNVVQAGVGQAPARQAALGAGIPDTVPCTTVNKVCASGMKAVMMAAQAIALGDADIVVAGGMENMSLIPHYVQLRNGHKFGPQTMVDGMQKDGLVDAYDGNAMGVCADACATEYKFSREDQDNYAIQSYKRSAAAWEARKFDNEVVPVSVPQRRGDDVIVSRDEEFTNVKMEKIPALRPAFSKDGTVTAANASTINDGAGAVIVMSEERAKELNLTPLCTIKSYADAAHEPEWFTTAPSKALPKALAKAGVAQDDIDFFEFNEAFSVVGLANMKILGLTDENVNVHGGAVSLGHPLGCSGVRILITLMNVLKQNNAKLGAAAICNGGGGASAMVIENHN from the coding sequence ATGAGTAAGAACGTTGTTATAGTTGCGGCTGCACGCACACCGATAGGTAGTTTCATGGGAGCTTTATCCTCTGTTACTGCTAGTAAACTTGGATCAATCGCTATAAAAGGCGCTTTAGATAAAATTAACCTTGACCCTTCACTTGTAAGTGAAGTATATATGGGTAACGTCGTACAAGCTGGTGTAGGCCAAGCACCTGCTAGACAAGCTGCACTAGGAGCTGGAATTCCAGATACTGTGCCTTGTACTACTGTAAATAAAGTATGTGCTTCAGGAATGAAAGCTGTGATGATGGCTGCACAAGCCATTGCTCTAGGAGATGCGGATATTGTTGTTGCTGGCGGAATGGAAAATATGAGTCTTATTCCTCATTATGTTCAGTTACGTAATGGACATAAATTTGGACCACAGACTATGGTAGACGGTATGCAAAAAGACGGTCTTGTAGATGCATATGATGGTAACGCGATGGGTGTATGTGCAGATGCATGTGCAACAGAATATAAATTCTCACGTGAAGATCAAGATAATTATGCTATCCAATCTTATAAACGCAGTGCTGCTGCTTGGGAAGCTCGAAAATTTGACAATGAAGTAGTACCAGTATCCGTACCACAAAGACGTGGAGATGATGTTATCGTATCTCGTGATGAAGAATTTACAAATGTAAAAATGGAAAAAATTCCTGCTTTACGTCCTGCATTCTCAAAAGACGGAACAGTAACTGCTGCAAATGCATCTACAATTAACGATGGCGCAGGTGCTGTAATCGTAATGAGTGAAGAAAGAGCAAAAGAGCTTAACCTTACTCCACTTTGTACTATAAAAAGTTATGCAGATGCTGCACATGAGCCAGAGTGGTTTACTACGGCTCCGTCAAAAGCATTACCAAAAGCTCTTGCAAAGGCAGGTGTAGCTCAAGATGACATTGACTTTTTTGAGTTTAATGAAGCATTCTCTGTAGTTGGTCTAGCAAATATGAAAATATTAGGCTTAACAGATGAAAATGTAAATGTACATGGAGGAGCAGTTTCCTTAGGACATCCATTAGGATGCAGTGGAGTACGTATCCTTATTACGCTTATGAACGTATTGAAGCAAAATAATGCCAAACTAGGTGCCGCGGCAATTTGCAATGGCGGTGGAGGTGCCTCTGCTATGGTAATAGAAAATCACAATTAA